Within the Montipora foliosa isolate CH-2021 chromosome 11, ASM3666993v2, whole genome shotgun sequence genome, the region AGCACTAAAAGATTACATTTTTCGCAAGAATGACAACGACCTAAAAGGAGGGACGTGGCGTGACTGATTCATTAGGGCTTTGCAATCTCTGACCACACACTGCCGTTGTTcttaatagagcggttttcaaatgagtgccgtaaaaccaaaaccaaagtaattactttggccaatcaaaaaggacggagacaaatccagtaaaccaatcaaaactcgaagtaattacacgtagccgacacaaagcgcgggaaaatgtgcacgcccgggccacaattggttttggttcacttctgattggttgaaaaagtggcgcgagaacttggaaccaatcactgagtgaagtaatgcaaaaccaaagtaattcactaattactttcgacactcaattgaaaaccactctaggCTCCGTTCAATTTCAACTGGTCTTTTTCCCGCCAGCCGACTTTAATCGTTATTGGGCAACTCCGTAGAGGTAAAGGGTCTAGGTTCATGCTCAATTATTTATATTTACCCCAGGGTAACTGTGGAAATTCTGGTCACTTCAGAGCGACTTAAGCCTCGGTTTGAAAGCGAATTTATAGGACACTCTCTGTAATGTATTTTTTAGTTATACGTTTCACTCGAATATAAACTGATTTTCATAAGAAAGACGTCGCATTGAGACACGCTTGGAAGAAGAGGCCGaggtctatttaacaattattcctcgagcccgaatgggctctgagtcaatagcccatgaggccgaaggccgaatgggctattgactcagaggccatgagggcaagaggaataattgttttagtaaaatccaactacttggtcaaaaaaatatcgagacaaaacatctttcgctagttaaagctggactttaattgttgttttggttttcaaagcgggcgcttttcgctactagtgggctataacaaatagcctactagtagctcaaccaatcagaacgcagcattgataatagaccactagttggattttactaatctGAAATAGTCTACTACTTTAATGACCACTTTGAATCTTCCCACCTGAAGCCATTTTTACGGGGTATGATGTGTTCTGGTGGACTTCTAACACCATACAAACATTCGCATGCACACGTGTCCGGATTCCATATCTGGACTTTTTGCagacattcagttggtttcgtTTTGCAGGCTGGTCCACAGGTCGTGTGGTTCATTACCCGTAATTCGGTTTCGGTCCATGTCTTCGTGGAACGCACCGTAATTTTTAACTCCCTTTGCACAGTGGCCACACACTCCACGTTTTGAGGATTTAGAGCCTTTACTGATCCTTGACAGCGGTGCAGTGTGACGAAATATGGAAAATATCTGTGCTGAAGGGCATCCACTGGGACTGTTGTTGCTATGGGTTTGCTGCACACTACAGGTGGGAGATCCACAGCTCCTAAAAGataagacaataattattaacaaaatACTCcaagcggagctccgcgcggaAGGCGCGCACGCGGAGCACCTTGGGTAACAAaaggttttggtcaccgtacaaccgtacgtacgtccacccatcaatgtatgccaatgtgaccagtatcacgtgaccatatcgcgggctcaagtttaggtactgggtttcgattgaATCGCaagctcaagccaggttaacttatattgtaagaataaataacgcGGGAGTTCCCGctcttaggcttggctaaatctacttCTGCATGTTAACACTGAAAGTGAACACCATTGGGCTTGTCACTCGGCATAAATAGAAATAATAAGTGAAACTCATAATGTGACAGACAACGCCTTTAAATAGTAACAGACACAAGTTTTTCCTCGCGAGTTCTAGTGTCGTGTGCGTGATTGTTCCCGACCGCGTGACCTTCCTCCACCTGTTggttttggttcttttaatcTCGAGCTTTCATTCCTCTTGTACGGTTCAACTTCCCGTATCGCATTTCCAGTCTTTCCCAGACGCGAACTGAGTCCCTCCGTATGGTCTGGcgaaatttatattttgtttctaaaaaaaacatcGGGAAGTTGATAAAAGGGGCACCCCCGAAATTCCTTCAGTTCCAATCGATGCCGAACTATAGTTGTACACTTTTAAGAAATTTTTGTAAGGCTTAGCTTCAACTGTCGTTTGAATTAATCAAaataaactcttttttttccGGCAATGTATACTCACAATACGAAACGAGAACCGGAAGTTGTAGCGAAAGATTCGGATTAGAAGGGAAATAGTTTGACATCCATTCATTCAAAGCCTTGTCACTAACTATACTTGACCGAGATACTTCGCTTTCTCAAGAAATTGTTTCGCATCTTTAGAGCAAGATGTATTTCTAGACGTAGATTCATAAAACAGAATGTACCAAAAAGGTAAACTACCATTCTGCACCCGAGAAACCTAAATGGAATAAGTTACTATGACAAAATTACTCACCGTAAACCTGGGATACTGCCCAGAGAAAGAAGAACAGACTTCTTAACCTAAACAGCTCCAtacttgaaatttcaagtcttTCGATTCCTTTCAAAGCCAAGAATAACTTTGTTAAACGGCCAAAACCCGCTTGTCTTATTCACACAGGTCGTTTCGGCAGCATGTACTACTATCAACTGCTATCGACTGAAATGCTTCAATGCAAATGAAGGTGTTAACCTGCCCTGTCACGAGACAACTACAAGAGGCTGGGTGGGACATAAATGAAAAGATAAATGAAACATTCGTGAAATTCTTTGCTTTGTCATGGTAACAAGGGGTTTCCCCGGCTTGCACTTAAAAGGCCGTGGGAAAATTTACTGCTATTCTCTGAACCTATATTCACGGGAACCTTTCATATTCTTTGTTTGAAGAGGAAATGAATGTAAACGAACAAGTTGACCGAGACCGAGACGCAAACCGCAAATCACAAGGACTCTCTCTTCgttgtttccttttcagtaaCTTTCTTTTGCAAAAGAGATGGTCGAGCGAGTTGAGTCCTTTCCAGATGTTTCAAAACTGAAACAGAAGTAGAGCTATAACCGGTTTCAGACCAGCTATTAGCGAGGAAAAGCCAAATTAGTCAGGAATACGAAAATATACTACAAATTAGGAGGTAAATTTACTTGACGTCATTTTGTGCAGATTATTTTCGGTTTCTTCGGTCAAGGGAGAAAAAAGCGGAAGTCTCTTGGCGTCACCATCCAAGGGGATATTTAAGACCGTTTGGAAAACTTAAATCAATATCGTTCGTGCAGATATAGGTGTTCGATATCCATCTAtcatctttctttccttttgctgaatATGATCCGATGAGGTCTCTGCTTGGTTTGGTTTTTGGGCAAGGAACTGTTCAGTTCGAGGCGGCTTCACGCAAGAATCACTATTTGCAGACTCTTTGCAAAATGCTTTAAGTTACTTTCTTCGTTAGATTACTGCAttgttaaaataatattttccttCTTCCCTTTACGTCATTTCCATCGCGTTTCATCGTCAGTGTTTCGAACAAGAAAGAATTAACCTTGAATACACTCAAGCTGATTAATTGAATCAAATCCTGTAAGTTCTTGCAAACATAATTTTCTAGAGCCCACGTACTTGAACTAGTTGTGGTTAAGTACGTGAGTATGCCAGCAAGAGCTTTTAAGCTCTTAAAAGGCTtaaaagccctggccaaacgagagcgacaGCTGAtgagagttgacgagagttgaaactctcgctctcgtttggccaggaacTCTCATCCACTCTCGGCTACTCTCAACGACTCTCCAGAGCTCTCATCGAATTGAACCTgctcaaatttttcatgagaGTTGGCGAGAGTTTTGTCTCGTTTGGCCGCGCAAATCTCTAGAAAGAAATACTGATACGACACAAAGCTGCGTCTTTCGTCAAAAGCAGTGATGATAGACAAAGAATAATGCATTTTCGCCGTGCTTTTGTGACCCATGAAGATGACTAATGTTTGTGCGCGAAAATTGTGAGTATTTGTGTGATTACCGCGATTAAATCTGTCGATTAACACTCTTTCCGTGTTGCCTAAAGATGGATTGTGAAATCTCTCGCTGTATCAAGTAATGTGCGCTCTCGAAATAGTACAAAATTAGCCCGTGTAAATTTGAAGAGATTGactcaataaagccttttcagtgGTCATAACGTGTGCTGAATACGTTTGCACAGCTATAAATCGGGACACGTTCAAGGTTTATATAATGAGTACTAAGGTATGCTCTGCTGCCGCACAATTATAATAATCGACGTGTCTAGATACCTGGCAGCcgggaagtgctttcaaaaaactagatacccggcagtctgaaattttgaccaattttctccaaaaaggtCGCTTAATTCCTCTAAGAACATAAGATATTTGTTTAATCTCAAGCGATTATAAATATTGCCTTGGGTTAAAAGCAGAAGCGACTGTTGAGCTTCCAAGGGCGTAGAGTGAAATCTCAATGTTTTTGACACTTGGAAAATATTCAAGTTCTGACACACTAAGTCAACTCCCGATGAATATCCACAGAAATTACCAACGAAACCTCACCAgagtatttagtgtttgttcaGAAATGCCAAGCGATTCTAAAGAAAGGTTTCGTAATGTTGTGGACAAATTCTCCGCGCTTGCATTAAAGCATATTATTTAGAATCTTGACTCGCGGGTACGATTTTCAAAATACTAGATGCCCGGCAGTCGGAAATTCACGTCCAATTTACACGAAATACCGCATTTACTTTGAGTAAAAACACCAGGAAGCTGTTTAGAACACTCAAGCGATTTCAAACACTGCTTTGGGCTGGAAGTAGAGGCAACCGTCGAGCCTGGGCATAGAGTGAAATCTTCATAGTTCCGACACTACAAAAATATTCAAGTTCTGACACACTGAGCGTGACGTGCTTAATCAGCTCTCGGGATATGTCCACAAATCATATTGTCTAAGCCTTCCCTAAAACTTATTGTTTGTTGGCATAAATTCCAAGCGATTCTGAAAGGAAGGTTTTAGTATTTTAGTGCATGAATTTTTCGTGCTTGCACAAAGCATTTTCTTTGGAATCTTCACTCACGGGTTAGCCCTTCAAAATTCTAGACGCCCGGCAGTCGGAAATTCTCACTTTACTTTCACGAAAATCTTTCTCGGCATCCGCTGAGTCTACTCGATTTGTATGTAAAATTATAAAGAGTCTGTAGTGTGACACAggtttcttttgctctaaattaccactttattacgcaGTAGATCTAAGACCTAAtggaaaattacagaaattaatATATATGGAAGCGACTCAAAGAATCCGAATGAAAATACCGGGCCTAGTTTACCAAAACACTTTAGTGGCtaataaacagtaaaataagCTCACCCTGGCAGCTGAACATCTTAAGGACACGATATAAAAGTACAAACAAAAGCATAACAGCGAAcaagactcaaaacagaataaacGCGCCATACACTATGTCATGTATGCGCACGTGTGGCCTTTCGGTCCCAGGGCCCATTTGAGCGCATGAAATATGCACTCTCACAGTAGTCTTACCAGATATCCTCCAGAGATGTTCTTCTAAGTTACAAACAACGTGAAATTTGTTGACTTGACTTGACAGAAGAGTGCCCTTCAACTTCCGGTGTAACACTACAATTGCGTGACGCTcaggggtgacccgaaaacactgacccccggtccatagacccctctacggactgggtccacggactgcctcacggaccggtccacggactaccttTACGGACCCCCCATACGGACCACcctaaaacaacatagaaatgaaaataaaaaacaaaagatttgacttaccagttgtctggatagaccactcgtgtcACTGGTAtcggcgaaatctcaaccgtaacgctccgcaaattcaacagactaaggctcaggctcgggtacaaagtctattaatcacatATTGCCCTTTTCTTCGCTGTGGACCGGAATCCttcgaaaaagattgataataagtaagtctatttgcattttctttctttaatatttccttccgccattttgttgaaatgttcggatcattctcccgcgggtttgtgaactcgccccagtcttcacgatctctctgtcctgaacaaaatggcggaagaacttttttttttaaatgtatttttattccacacacacacaacaaacaaatggcggaagaacttagtttgaagcactccggtcaacagcgaaggaaaaggcaacacctGAGCCTTTATAATTATCTGCTTTGCGGAGCGTAATGGCTGAGATCTCACCTGcaagagtggtctatccagacaaccagggcggtataaacaaattttcagttgttatttatttttaattcagtGTTTTTGggggtggtccgtagagggggtccgtagagatagtccgtggaccggtccgtaaggcagtccatggacccggtccgtgggggggtccatggaccgggggtcagtttTTTCGGGTCACCCTGACGCTCAGTGTGTCAGAATATTTTTGTAGTGTCGGAACTATGAAGATTTCACTCTATGCCCAGGCTCGACGGTTGCCTCTACTTCCAGCCCAAAGCAGTGTTTGAAATCACTTGAGTGTTCTAAACAACTTCCTGGTATTTTTACTCAAAGTAAATGAGGTATTTCGTGTAAATTGGACGTGAATTTCCGACTGCCGGGCatctagtattttgaaaaccgtaCCCGTGAGTCAAGATTCTAAATAATATGCGTTAATGCAAGCGCGGAGAATTTGTCCACAACGTTACGAACCTTTCTTTAGAATCGCTTGGCATTTCtgaacaaacactaaatactcTGGTGAGGTTTCGTTGGTAATTTCTGTGGATATTCATCGGGAGTTGACTTAGTGTGTCAGAACTTGAATATTTTCCAAGTGTCAAAAACATTGAGATTTCACTCTATGACCAAGCTCAACAGTCGCTTCTGCTTTTAACCCAAGGCAATATTTATAATCGcttgagatttctaaacaaatatcttatgttcttagaggaattaagcgagctatttggagaaaattggtcaaaatttctgactgccgggtatctagttttttgaaagcacttcccggctgccgggtatctagacacgtcctataataatacaatacatcAAACTAATTGGACATTCAAATCCCCTCTTTTTCACCATAGATGACAAAAAATCAGTGTCCATGATGGGTTTAAAAGTGAACAATTTTTTGTTTAGTTGACAAATGTACAAATAGCTCTCTTCAGAAGCACTGCACAACAAAAGTTGTCCACAGTTTTTATTTCACATGTTTCTCCACTGAATTCGACGGGAGGGAAAAGAAACGGCTTCAAAACCTGCGGATGATGTTTCATAAAACTGCTTGACAACTTTCGGATTTCCCTGTGTGCTGAATACGTGACAGCGCAATAGCTCGCAAtcggtaatttaaaatttccatcGGCTCCCGTAAAATTCCTCTTCTTTGAGGGGGTAAAATAACAGCAGCCATGTCAATGTTTTAACGCGTTATAACTAAAACGAAAACAATCTCGATACACGTATTAAATT harbors:
- the LOC137976313 gene encoding uncharacterized protein, with product MELFRLRSLFFFLWAVSQVYGAVDLPPVVCSKPIATTVPVDALQHRYFPYFVTLHRCQGSVKALNPQNVECVATVQRELKITVRSTKTWTETELRVMNHTTCGPACKTKPTECLQKVQIWNPDTCACECLYGVRSPPEHIIPRKNGFRWNPNSCRYECSRIDACPAQKEWDPDKCSCVCSRFYKRKCYLQGKDMDDSSCNCKDRAQIPTADDSKGKGPFAHGPAVALLVTALLVILLLVGLLCYQCKASNRACMKSAGSQSSQMTNSDETIVGPQSQCRGTVIHCITTV